GCGTCTCGCATCTGGCCAAGAGCCAAGTTGCTGCTTGTTACCAGATCTGAACGTGACGCGTTGCTGCCAGTCCGTTCCAGTGCCATTTTGTGAGTTCTTCGCGTTGTTTCAGTATCCATTTATCCTTGTGCCAAAAATATGAAGTATaaagtgaatttaaaatatccaaTTGACAAACAAACCTGTTTTTAAAGTGAACAATAACTGAAACTTAATATTGCAactcaaaacaaattttaaaattaactcaaAGTGAAGAAAGTTGTTCCGAATGCACTACAGATAATTCCAAAAATCAGTTTactcatttttcaaaaaaagttCTCCATGTCCTGATAATAAATGCCAATCAATTCATGGtctcaaatgaaaataaatcactagccaattttattttgccaaGTCAGCATGATAATGATTCAGTTTATGGCtataattatcattatataattggtatacaaatacaatttgagAAATATGGCTTCAGCCTCCCGTACACAGATAAGCTGTGCTATAGGTTGACTCAATCGGGttacaataaaaatcttaTCAGTAGTCAATTTTATGACGTTCCATTCATAACTAGGAATAAACACTATTTCAGTCAATCCATGGGAAActaatatttctatatataatcCACATTACAGCGGCACTTGTTGAATGATAAAACAATCAACAAATGACAAGTTATTGAGATATTAAAACGACCCGGATAGAGAGAAATTAACGACCGTCAAAATGCAGTCCATCAACGCCGATGAGCTGCCGCCGAATCCGCGCGAGAAATCGAATCCGTTGTCATCGCTTATGTTTTGGTAAGTCCATTAACTGCATCCCATTCCATAAgcttacaaatataattaaattttttttaaatattgttcagCTATACGATGCCCACATTTTTCAAAGGACGTAAAAAGACATTGGACGAAGGCGATCTCTATAAAGCTCTAAAAGAGCATAAGTCCGGTAAGTGAATGATTCACCTCTTATACATACTTCAGTTATTATTCATAAGCATACTTTACATTGTTTTCAAGTGTttatgaataattacattaagGCCGAAAAAATTATTGGATTAACTGCGCTCTGAATATGAAATGAGTTGCCCTTAAAAGGGGTTATATTTTGAAAGATGTACTCAATTAccggaaaaaaaaactcattaatTGCCAGTGTATATTAAACTCAATCAGTAGACGGCTTAAGTTATGAGTTAGCTGAGGGCATAAATAATACTTTGTCTGCTTTGATAATGAAAAGACCTTcgccaaattttttttttttgggaaatcATCCCACTATAGGGTTCAATGTTCAATGACGGCATCTATTAGGGTTTGGCCTCTGCTCATCACTTGACTTGGCTCATTCGTTTAGTTATCTGTTTTACGGATTGACTTCCTGTCATTATGGTAAAGCAAttgtcaaagttttttttttattatgtacgcttttattatatataaagcaCAACATTACCACTAGGAATTTTCTATGGAAATATCAAGTCTTCATACACATTTTACGTGTGGTTTGAAGTGGCAAAAACAATGGCAATGGGACGCCACTTATAGGTACAGGTTTTAATGATTAGATAGAATTGAACATGTGGCGAGGTTCTTAGTCTGAAACTTGTGTCATACGTTGGATAAGCACATTCATATATTCTTCTAGTTTTTCTAACATTACAAACTTATTGTTATAGTCAGGAAAGTACATATGAACCCACATACATATAGCAGTTAAAAATTCCTATATATAACTTATCTATTCGGTATTATCTCATAAATTTCCAACGGTCTTCATAAATCAATGGCTTCATTATCCCCAGATAAGATGTCTGCCAATCAATTAGTAAATTGAAGCTACAATGccttaaaagaaacaaatattttttatccaataagttttaagattatttaaaGCTAATCAAGGttatttcaatgaaattacGAAAAAAGTAACCTTTGAGTTTTGTagaactattaaaaaaaatcaggtGCCCAACTGCCGAAATGTTCATTGATAAACGATGATAACTTTGACAACTACCATTGCCGCAATTAATGAATTTACTTTTGACCGAGAATGATATATGagatatacaattaaatatcgTGCGCTTATTTACTTATAATAAATGAGCCCATAGAGACAAAATGCGTTGACATTAAGTGGTTCCTAAACAATCTTATCGGGGCGTACGACttgagtaaatatttattcagttaAACAGTAAAgaataactaattttttgtACAATAATGTATCAATCTCTACTtatatactttaatatatattacttaAACCACTTAAGATAATTAAAGCATGGGGTTAAACGTTGCGGAAGTACCCATGACTATTTGTTAGAACAGTTAAAGGAATAAAGTCTATATGCATTTCTTTGGGATTAGCTTGTTAACTGATAACTGGCCAATGAAATGGACAGCTGGTTGAAACTTGGGGATTTTATGGCCAGCACAGCCATAACTCACAAATAAACCAAAgacaatagaaaataaatgctTGACGTAAGCGATAAAAAGAAATCATAGTCCAAAACTCTTTTTCTAAAAGATTCGTAGAGTTTACGAATCGATTGAAAGCTCGTATAGGTAATTTAGATagggttttatatatataattaaagtgACTGTCATATATAATGGGTTTCATTTTCAGATACTCTTGGCAAGAAACTCAGCGATGCCTGGGAGAAGGAGGTGGAGCAAAAGcgcaagaagaaaaaaactcCCAGCCTGTTTAAGGTCACAATGAGCGTCTTTGGCTGGAACTTTGGTATCCTGGGCttcgttttatttattctggAAATGGGCTTCCGGTAAGTTGAACTGAGTGAAGGCACGCCCATACACTCAACAGAGCTTGAGTTTTTTATTAGTCTTATTaagtgtttattatttattttgtatttttgcctTAGCGTCACACAGCCTTTATGTTTGGGCGGTCTGGTATCCTTCTATGCCGATCAGAGCAATCAGGACAGCGATGACCGGAGTACGGCATATCTATATGCCGGCGGCGTGATCTTGTGCAGTGCTTTCAACGTTTTATTCATGCATCCATACATGCTGGGCATGTTCCACACGGGCATGAAGGTGCGCGTTGCAATGTGCAGCATGATTTATCGAAAGGCGTTGCGTCTGAGTCGAACTGCGCTGGGAGACACGACAATTGGCCAGGTGGTTAATCTTATATCGAACGATGTGGGACGTCTCGATGTCTCCGTTATTCACATGCATTATTTATGGCTGGGACCTGTGGAGATTGGAGTGGTCACTTGGCTCATGTACAGAGAGGTAAATGAACTTGAacttacttataaaataagtacatctttttaaatcaaatataggGATAAAATTTAGCTGGTAAACCACGTTGTTGCCCCCGATGTAGTTATACGAATGtgattatttgaaaattaattcttattacaatattcaatatattgtAAAAGCGTTCGTTCTTTGAAGTCTATATTCGATAGCGACATCAAGTAGGAATTTTCAATCAATAATAATCCGAATCATAGACGTTTAGTCCTTTACATTTGATCTGTGTGGAAATAGTTGTTTTTGACTCACCTAGAGGTTGAAGATACCAAACAGACTACTCTTAAGCTACAGTCTTCTGGCTCTTACCGTTTAGAGCCcaattgttatatttgttagcttttttttaacaattaaatccTTTTCCAATATAGATTGGCGTCTCGGCGTTCTTTGGGGTGGCTGTGATGTTGCTGTTCATTCCACTGCAGGCATATCTGGGCAAGAAGACATCGGTGCTGCGTCTGAAGACGGCATTGCGTACGGATGAGCGTGTTCGCATGATGAATGAGATCATATCGGGCATTCAGGTGATCAAGATGTACGCCTGGGAGATACCTTTCAGCAAGATGATCAACTATGTGCGCGGCAAGGAAATGAATGCCATTCGAAAAGTGAACTACATTCGTGGAACTCTCCAAAGTTTCATCATGTACGTGACCCGAATTTCCGTATTTGTCAGTTTGGTGGGCTTTGTCCTACTGGGCCAACTGTTGACCGCCGAAAAGGCCTTTGTGATAACCGCCTTCTACAATATTCTGCGAAACACGATGACAATTTATTTCCCCATGGGTATTTCACAGGTAATTAtgactattaatttttgattatttgctTCAAATATTCTTTAGAAGACACTTTacagtttataaatattgttaacttacatttctatttttttaatatcacatTTCTTTCACAATTCGTAGTTTGCTGAATTGCTCGTTTCCATAGGTCGCATTCAAAAGTTTATGTTGCACGAGGAGACGAAAGTGCGCGATAAATCCAATGATGTCGATGAACAGAAGCTGGGCAAAAAGGCGCCGGGTAGCCTAGTACAGGAGCCAGTAGCCACAAGCACCGGAGTACTCAAGCCAAGCAGTCGTCGTCCAAGCGAGGCGGAGAGCAGCGTCAACATCAGCAAGATGAAGGCCAAGTGGGACTCCAAGGCCAATGAATACACTTTGGATAACATTAATTTGAAGTTTAAGCCAAGACAGCTGGTGGCTGTTATTGGACCAGTCGGCTCTGGCAAATCCAGTCTGATTCAAACCATTCTTGGCGAATTACCACCTGAATCTGGCACAGTCAAGGTCAACGGCAGCGTGTCGTATGCCTCACAAGAGCCATGGCTCTTCACCGGCACAGTGCGTCAGAATATATTGTTTGGCCTGCCCATGGACAAGAGTCGCTATCGCCAGGTGGTGAAGAAGTGCGCTCTGGAACGTGACTTTGAGCTGCTGCCCTACGGCGACAAGACGATTGTGGGAGAGCGTGGTGCATCCTTGTCCGGTGGCCAGAAGGCGCGTATCAGTCTGGCACGTGCTGTGTACCGTAAGGCGGACATCTACCTGTTGGACGATCCTCTCAGCGCTGTGGACACACATGTGGGACGTCATCTATTCGATCAGTGCATGCGAGGTTATTTGCGGGATGAGATTGTGCTGTTGGTCACGCATCAGCTGCAGTTTCTGGAACAGGCAGATCTTATTGTTATTTTGGACAAGGGAAAGATCAGTGCTAAGGGCACCTACGAGTCCATGTGCAAGAGCGGCCTGGACTTTGCCCAAATGTTAACGGATCCCAGCAAAAAGGATGAGGGCGCCGGAGATGCTCCCGAAAAGCGCAAACTGTCGCAGGCAAGCGGCAAGCTGCGCAGTCGCCAAAACAGTGTCTCGTCAATGGAATCAGGAGCCGATTCGGTGGTTATGGAGTCACCTATGCAGGTGCAGGAGAACCGCACCGAGGGACGTATTGGTATGGGTCTCTACAAGAAATACTTTGCTGCCAACGGTTATTTCctgtttgttgtgtttgctttCTTCTGCATTGGCGCCCAGGTTCTGGGCTCTGGAGGCGACATGTTCCTGTCCTACTGGTGAGTAATCATTTATTGATCCATTTGCTTCATACTTaagtgatttttaaattttcagggtAAATAAGAACGGAGATATTGATACGGAATCGGATACATTTATATCACGTCTGCGTCGCTCGTTTACGCCAAGGATTAACAGTGACACTGATCCCATCGATATTTATTACTTTACGGCCATCAACATTCTGGTCATTGTGTTCTCCTTGGTGCGCAGTGTGCTCTTCTTCCATTTGGCCGCCAAGAGCTCGACGACGCTTCACAATAGGATGTTCCAGGGTGTAACGCGAGCGGCAATGAATTTCTTTAACACAAATCCATCTGGTCGCATTCTCAATCGTTTCTCCAAGGATCTGGGTCAAGTGGATGAGATCCTGCCTTCGGTGATGATGGATGTCATGCAGATCTTTCTCTGCATTCTTGGCATCATTGTGGTCCTTTGTATTGTCAATATCTGGTATCTGTTGGTCACCTTCATCCTGGTCTGTATCTTCTATCTGCTGCGTTCCTTTTATCTGACCACCTCGCGCGATGTCAAGCGGTTGGAAGCCATAAGTAAGTGCTCCTAGCAGTAATTGTTCGTGTATACTTGATTCACTAACACTTTTCCCCACTTGCAGCACGCTCGCCCATTTACTCCCATTTGAGTGCATCGCTGAATGGTCTGCCCACGATTCGTGCCTTTGGAGCGCAGAAGGAGCTCATTGCCGAGTTCGATAACTTCCAGGATCTGCACAGCTCGGGCTTTTACATGTTCCTGGCAACCAGTCGTGCCTTTGGCTATTGGCTAGATTTGGTCTGTGTTCTTTACATTGCGATCGTTACACTCAGCTTCTTCCTGTTCTCTCCGGAGAATGGCGGCGATGTCGGCTTGGCTATCACACAGGTAAGATTCAATACGTAAACTTGCAGTCTATGAAATCTAACACTTCTTTTTATCTTTTGCACAGGCTATGGGCATGACTGGCATGGTGCAGTGGGGAATGCGTCAGTCGGCGGAGTTGGAGAATACTATGACGTCTGTGGAGCGAGTAGCTGAGTACGAGGATCTGGAGCCCGAGGGCGACTTCGATTCGAAGCCCAATAAGAAGCCACCAAAGGACTGGCCCGATGAGGGAAAGATTGTGTTTGATGATCTTAGCTTGCGCTACTTCCCCGATAAGGATGCAGATTATGTGCTTCGCTCGTTGACCTTTGACATTCAGGCATGCGAAAAGATTGGAATCGTTGGACGCACTGGCGCCGGCAAATCCTCACTGATTAATGCCCTGTTCCGATTGTCGTATAATGAAGGATCAATCCTCATCGATCGCCGCAACACCAGCGACTTGGGTCTTCACGATTTGCGCAGCAAGATCTCAATTATTCCACAGGAGCCGGTGCTATTCTCGGGCACAATGCGTTACAATCTGGATCCGTTTGATGAGTACTCTGATGCAAAGCTTTGGGAGTCCCTGGAGGAGGTCAAGCTCAAAGAAGTGGTGGCCGATCTGGCTGGCGGATTGTCGAGCAAGATTTCAGAAGGCGGCACCAACTTTAGTGTGGGTCAACGACAACTTGTGTGCTTGGCGCGTGCCATTTTGCGGGAGAATCGAATTCTAGTGATGGATGAAGCCACTGCCAACGTAGATCCACAAACGGACGCGCTCATTCAGAATACGATTAGGAATAAGTTTAAGGATTGCACGGTGCTCACAATTGCCCATCGGCTGCACACAGTCATGGATTCGGATAAGGTTCTCGTTATGGATGCCGGACGTGCTGTTGAGTTTGGATCGCCATTTGAATTGCTAACGGTCAGCGAGAAGAAGGTATTCCACGGCATGGTCAAGCAGACCGGCGACTCGACATTTGATGTGCTGCTAAAGGTCGCACAGAAGGTAAGTCTATTGGGAATCATATTGAATATATGTAAGttttaatatgcatttgaATTTACAGGCGCATGAGGACAATCTGCGGGCGAAGAAAGATTCTTGACACTTTGCCGTTCCGAAGGCATTCAAAGACTACATACTTAAGATACTGGAACCAATTACGAACCACCCGGCGGCCAATGCACGCATCCAAAAGACCTTCCTATTTGCGGAGGCCTCCAAGCAAAAATTATTAGGGTAGCAAAATCAGAAACACTAATGCaaccacacacaacaacaaaaataacaactagAAAGTCAGCtaagaatttttataacaCACGTGTACAAACTAAATGTTAGATGATTTGATTATAGAATTGTAGATTCGTGGATGACAATAAGCTAAAGATTGAGAGTGCTAATCAAGTGACAACTCTGCCTGACCTTTAAAAGGTTGGTTGCATTCCAAGTGTATTAAATGTGTTCCGTAACGACAATAAcgattacaaaacaaaacaaaaaagaaaaaaaaaactataaaactgTTACGTCTAGTattaatgtatgtgtgttttttatagtaatttattaatgtacaggtatacaaaataaatgtaacactttattaactttttatttcctttatgATTTATATCCTTTATGTTGCGCATTGCCTTTTTGTTTGAGATAAGTAATCCTAACAAGTAGAACTGCATTTAAATCATCTACAAAATAGAGATGCATTTAACAAAAAGTATCTTCCATTTGCTGTAAACTTAAACTgataacaagttaaaaaaggaaatcttaaaatgaatttttaaatcactAGAACTTacatttaaaactaatatattatatataaaaaacgcGCTTTTGAAAAgcgcataaatatatatttatatatatatagagcaGCTGCTGTACACTCGTAACTTCATCTAGGCTTTAGCTTTAGctgattttataaatagataattgtaacgtatttatgtatttccaTATCATGTGAATATCCCATTTAGACCACCAGAGATAGCCAGGCGCCGATCAAACAAAATCCTCCAATTGTAGCATAATGTTGAAGTCGCTTTTCACCGGACAGAGCACGGTAATACATGCAGCCGGAGAAAAGTGCGGTGCCAACGGTCATCATGATGCCAGTCTGCAAATAGTGAATTTAACATGGGataattcaaaaacaaaatatttacttgaaGCGCTGCATTTAAGTGTTAGACAATATACAATGTATGGCCTGCATATTTTGATGTTAGCTTTAGTTGTTGGCTTTGAAACCCGAAAAAAAAGCTCTACGATTTACTTATCGAATAAGgctgaaaacaaaattattgaacaaccattgaaaacaaaatgaaatataagcAGCGATATTTAAGCTGCATTTTGGTACGTTTTTAATCaaagtatttataattaagatgaaaataaatgaaacatttCCTATATCCTAAGCCCATATCAGCTATGAACCTTTCATATCACCCTAAACAATGTTAATGTTAGCAATTATCGTATACAAGTTTCGTAATGTGGTATTGAAATTACTTTTAAGCTGCAATTAGTGGTTGTTGGACATTTAGCTTTagctttaaaaacatttcatatACAATCTTCACATCTTTATGAAGAAGAATTAAGAGAGCGCGTagcataaatcaaataacaCTCAtggttcaatttttttgtatctgaAAAATTAAACAGCGCATAAGAATTTAActaagagaggaagagagtgtgtcaattacatatatacaaacatacaaaattgaaaacagacaaaaaataataatacatatttatatacatatactatatcaATGTtgaaaagcaaatgaaaattgtgcataaatcaattatttcaTTCAAAAAGTAACGCGAGTTGTTGTAAATTCCGTtcagaaatttaactttacaaatgacaaataacaaaatagcTTTATGATGCTCAAATAAATggtaaataatcaaaattgtccaatttattgcatacttGACATTTTTCCGTATGtgtttgttggccaacaaaacaattacGGGAAAGCcccccgcacacacacaccagtgttgccagaatcACAATGGATATAATAGCTAGCTtgctgtaaaaaaaactagctCACTTGTTTGctcataatataataatttcagaAGAGAGTATAATGATTGCAAATTATCTGAGATTATCAAACCGTTTTACAGATCACCATCTGGCTATTAGCTAATACGactcattaaattttcataaatttaaaattgtcaagTATAGCTGAAAAATGGTTATTAAAATGGCATCACTATGAAACACATTAATACTTACAAACACCGGATAGTGAGCCAGAGGCATGCACAAAAGCGCAAAGGAATGTAGGAAATGTATTCTATTGGCAACATCAGCAAATGCTTGtgcctcctgctgctcctttGGATCGTGGACATCTTtcagaaaatatttgcaataggCTCCCATAAAAATAGCCGACGCTCCGCCCAGGCCGGCAATTCGCACAAAGTGATAGTGGTTTCCCATTAGGCTATGCAATGGTGCTCTCAACTGCTGAGGTTGAGCTTGTATCATTATTGGGGCATCCTTCCCAGATATTTGCTTGGGGCGTAGGCCCTGAAAAAATGGTGAAGAAAagctattataaaaaatacctGCGAAAAATGCACTTGCACAATATATGCACTTACTATCACACGCAACATGGCAGACGATGAAGAGATCACAGCACGACTAATAGGATTGCCAAGGGTTATGTATTCCATTGCATCGGCGACTGACATCTTTGTAAAGTGTTGATGACCTTCTGTATATTTTGGCGCTGGAACCAGCTGGTTTGTGTCTTTTGTGCTTAGGACTTGAGGACAATGCCAAAGCGTTGCCAGAGTGGGTGTAGTGCGCGAGCACTTTTTATCGATATTCGATTGTCCCCAAATTGTGAGTGTGAATGTTGATTTCAATGCTACTGTGTTCAGTGCTGCCAATTTTTTAGTGAAAAAAATAGGTGTTTCTGGCTGAAAAGCGTTcgaaaaatagtttaaagtaCGATGCAAAATAGCTAGAAATAAGCCAACTTTTTTTAACCGTCGAACAAACAACACggtttgaatttatatatttaaaaaatattggctttcaatttacttatttCGGAAAAAATCTCTGCTTGTCCTTAAAATTCATTATGCAATTAACATTAAAGAAATTGGTATCTAAagatactttttaatttacttattaaGGAAAACATCTCTGCctatgcttaaaatttattatgcaattaACAATAAAGAAATTGGGATCTAAAGATACATTTACTttggtatatatttaaattagctaAAGTTATGTGGTCAAAGCTCCTTTAAATCCTCGCGCTAATAAAAAGTGCTCCGATGAGTCGCCACGACTGGCGCGCGGTTTAACGCGTTTAACTTTCTCATAATAGCACAGTATGTCTCGTTCCAGTTTTGGCACATCGCCATTGTCCCAGATCTTGATCACCAAATTTGCTTGTGGTGCTGACATGGCCAGAGCAAACTTAAGCACTTCATAGCATAGATTTGTGATGCTCTCCTGGTCCAGCATACGAACGCCAGTTGCATTGGGTGCCATGTCAGAGAGCACACAGTTCACTGGACGACCTGCCAGGGACTCACGTAGACGTTGCTTGGCCAGCGATGTTGTGAAATCCATTCCGCCAAAAATAGTCGCTCCTGGTACTGCATGGAAATGCAACAGGTCTATGCTGTACACTGCACCAAGAGGTGCACGTTCTATCTTCCCATTAGCGTTGGTACGCTCAACAGCCACTTGTGTCCAACTTCCCGGCGCAGCACCGCAATCCAACACGACGTCGCCCGGTTTCAGAACTCTATATTTATCATCCATTTCGAGGAGCTTAAATGCGCTGCGACAACGATAATTCAACATGCGCGCCTTTTCTACATAGGGATCGGCAAGCTGCCGTGTCAGCCAATCCTGCGAGCTTTTGCTTTTTCCTTTAAGGTTGTTGGGCTGTTGCTTGGCATGTTGCACAGAGTTCTGAGTTTGCAGGAAGCGTCGGATTAATAAATTGGCGAACGGTTGCCGCATTGTGGTAACAAAACAGCTGTTTACAATGGAAAGACCACGGTTTTAGTACAtttcactgttgccaacttagctattttatagctggaTCTGGCTAGTTCGTTTGctggaaaaatttcaaaaattgctattagctagaaatctggctatttggttttgctatttatatttttggtagAAATGTGCAAAAGTGCCGACAGtaataaatttagatgctttccagacagaaacagctattgttccTTTATaaacttggcagcactggtgtaGAAGGCTGCCATCCggtccaaaggctgccacTCTGCAACATTTCCCGAGCTGCATTGCCAGGTGGCAACGTTAAAGTTTGCAGCTCTTCACGAAAAACAGTTTAGTTAAAAAACGCTACGCGACAATGACGAATGAAAGAAATAcgcattaaataaatctaaGCTAATGCAAGAAAGTGAAGTGACAAAtagaatcaaaataattaattcaatagtGTGAAATTATGAAACATTCGATCAACAGCAATTAATTGCAAGAGCATAAAGAAATCAACCGCAAATATAGTTTTTTCGCCGTGTTTCACGCGATGATAACAACAAAGgcgtcgtcgacgtcgtcgttcAGAGTTTGCAAAATGAAATACTACGTATTTTGTTGCGCGTTAATTTTGCTATTGAGCGGCGTGATTGCATcagcaacaaagcaacaacaacaaacgacagGTGCAAATGCCGACTCAGCAGAAGTTGTTAGCAGTGTCGAGGAAAAGACGGTAAGATTCAGCGAATATGCGGGTGCTGCTTGGTGGCCTTTGCCCCAGAAACGGCACTGCGAcacattcatttttaatgacaattaacaaattgttttggTCTTTGGATAGGATTGTACGGACCTTGCCCGCGACGAGGAGGCATTGATGGTATTCTCAACGTTGGGTGGCGGGCTAACGGCAATCGATCCGATTACAAGTGAAATACGCTGGACAATAGCAGATGGTAATtacgagcacacacacacgcacacacatacactatTGAAAGAACGAAACCACATATTACTGTACATCAGTTGtactttgttttatacttGTAATGCAATCGTTAAAGGTAACCCCATTTCACTCCGCGTGTCACTCTCTCACAGTGCGCGAGTGTATGTGTAAGTATACTAAGCATACTAAGCATATGGCAGCAACAATGCTCCCGCTCTCCCACTCTTCCCCACTCTTCCACTCTCTCGACACCGGCACTACTTCGACCCCGAAACTGTTGCATCAAAAGGCATTTCGCAATAATTGCTTAAAACTGCAACATAAACAAGAGCaacttgctctctctctctctgatgAGCTCATCACGCGGGCAACAAAGCATAACATGCGTGTATAtatcagagaactgcaacgggtatgaaaTGTTCGATCATACTCAAACATTGACTCGAACCcgttatgatttttttgctttggttaAGCGACAGGAGCGGaccgttcgaactgagcgctCGGTTCGTTCGCTCAGTTCGAACACATTGCCAGTTTGTGTTCATGAccatttgtgtttgtttgtttttgttcaacCACGAGCATTGATCGAACCGGCAGGCTGACTTGA
The genomic region above belongs to Drosophila innubila isolate TH190305 chromosome 3R unlocalized genomic scaffold, UK_Dinn_1.0 2_E_3R, whole genome shotgun sequence and contains:
- the LOC117793045 gene encoding transmembrane protein 256 yields the protein MSVADAMEYITLGNPISRAVISSSSAMLRVIGLRPKQISGKDAPIMIQAQPQQLRAPLHSLMGNHYHFVRIAGLGGASAIFMGAYCKYFLKDVHDPKEQQEAQAFADVANRIHFLHSFALLCMPLAHYPVFTGIMMTVGTALFSGCMYYRALSGEKRLQHYATIGGFCLIGAWLSLVV
- the LOC117790562 gene encoding rRNA methyltransferase 2, mitochondrial produces the protein MRQPFANLLIRRFLQTQNSVQHAKQQPNNLKGKSKSSQDWLTRQLADPYVEKARMLNYRCRSAFKLLEMDDKYRVLKPGDVVLDCGAAPGSWTQVAVERTNANGKIERAPLGAVYSIDLLHFHAVPGATIFGGMDFTTSLAKQRLRESLAGRPVNCVLSDMAPNATGVRMLDQESITNLCYEVLKFALAMSAPQANLVIKIWDNGDVPKLERDILCYYEKVKRVKPRASRGDSSEHFLLARGFKGALTT